Proteins encoded in a region of the Panicum hallii strain FIL2 chromosome 3, PHallii_v3.1, whole genome shotgun sequence genome:
- the LOC112883807 gene encoding uncharacterized protein LOC112883807 isoform X1: MPYCEVGRYADGEKWEGVRLFYRRYGRGATKVLLIIGLAGTHDSWGPQIKGLTGSLEPADDEAPRPDEEAGAGAAGAAEAAPAEGDDAGGDGIEVCCFDNRGVGRSSVPPNKSYYSTAIMAKDALALMDHLGWKKAHVFGHSMGAMISCKLAAIAPHRLCSLALLNVTGGGFQCFPKVDGQMLSLAFRFLRAKTPEERALVDLETHYTKEYLEDTVGSCTRRMILYQEYVKGISSTGMQSNCGFEGQVNACWTHKMTTKELDTIRSAGFLISVIHGRYDIIAQLCHAKRLAERLLPAARMVELHGAHLVSHERPDEVNNALMDLIKATKSAMKPEEWSAQPENVSETGALISGRPITVTMRTDEGANATKVAVAVYTLLGKLQLSFLYLIGVIVMGFEHMRNIVKVMKPVRVAAIES, translated from the exons ATGCCTTACTGCGAGGTGGGCAGGTACGCGGACGGGGAAAAGTGGGAGGGCGTCCGGCTCTTCTACCGCCGCTACGGCCGCGGCGCCACCAAGGTGCTCCTCATCATCG GATTGGCGGGGACGCATGACTCGTGGGGCCCGCAGATAAAGGGGCTGACCGGGTCGCTGGAGCCCGCCGACGACGAGGCCCCGCGGCCGGACGAggaggccggcgccggcgcagccggcgcggcggaggcggcgcccgCGGAAGGGGatgacgccggcggcgacggcatcgAGGTCTGTTGCTTCGACAACCGCGGCGTCGGCCGCAGCTCCGTGCCCCCGAACAAATCCTACTACTC GACGGCGATCATGGCGAAGGACGCCTTGGCCTTGATGGATCATTTGGGGTGGAAGAAAGCACATGTCTTTGGCCACTCTATGG GTGCGATGATTTCTTGCAAGCTAGCAGCGATAGCGCCTCACAGGCTGTGTTCACTGGCATTGCTTAATGTTACCGGAGGTGGCTTTCAGTGTTTCCCAAAG GTAGATGGGCAGATGCTATCTCTTGCATTCCGTTTCTTAAGGGCGAAAACTCCAGAGGAAAGAGCGCTTGTAGACTTGGAAACCCATTATACGAAG GAATACCTTGAGGATACTGTCGGGTCATGCACTAGGAGAATGATCCTTTATCAA GAATATGTGAAGGGTATATCTTCAACAGGAATGCAATCTAATTGTGGTTTTGAAGGGCAAGTTAATGCATGCTGGACTCACAAAATGACTACAAAAGAATTAGATACAATACGTTCTGCCGGTTTTCTAATTTCAGTTATTCATGGAAG GTATGATATAATTGCACAATTATGTCATGCAAAACGTCTAGCAGAAAGGCTTCTTCCTGCTGCTAGAATGGTAGAACTTCATGGTGCACATCTAGTGAGCCACGAAAGACCAGATGAG GTGAACAATGCACTTATGGATCTAATAAAGGCTACCAAATCTGCGATGAAACCTGAAGAGTGGTCGGCCCAGCCTGAGAATGTATCAG AAACCGGGGCACTTATATCCGGGAGACCCATTACCGTCACGATGCGAACAGATGAAGGTGCAAATGCCACCAAAGTCGCCGTAGCAGTCTATACCTTGCTTGGCAAGCTGCAACTAAGCTTTCTTTATCTCATAGGGGTGATAGTCATGGGGTTTGAGCACATGAGGAACATTGTAAAGGTAATGAAGCCAGTAAGGGTGGCAGCAATTGAGTCATAA
- the LOC112883807 gene encoding uncharacterized protein LOC112883807 isoform X2 — protein MPYCEVGRYADGEKWEGVRLFYRRYGRGATKVLLIIGLAGTHDSWGPQIKGLTGSLEPADDEAPRPDEEAGAGAAGAAEAAPAEGDDAGGDGIEVCCFDNRGVGRSSVPPNKSYYSTAIMAKDALALMDHLGWKKAHVFGHSMGAMISCKLAAIAPHRLCSLALLNVTGGGFQCFPKVDGQMLSLAFRFLRAKTPEERALVDLETHYTKEYLEDTVGSCTRRMILYQEYVKGISSTGMQSNCGFEGQVNACWTHKMTTKELDTIRSAGFLISVIHGRYDIIAQLCHAKRLAERLLPAARMVELHGAHLVSHERPDEVNNALMDLIKATKSAMKPEEWSAQPENVSETGALISGRPITVTMRTDEGVIVMGFEHMRNIVKVMKPVRVAAIES, from the exons ATGCCTTACTGCGAGGTGGGCAGGTACGCGGACGGGGAAAAGTGGGAGGGCGTCCGGCTCTTCTACCGCCGCTACGGCCGCGGCGCCACCAAGGTGCTCCTCATCATCG GATTGGCGGGGACGCATGACTCGTGGGGCCCGCAGATAAAGGGGCTGACCGGGTCGCTGGAGCCCGCCGACGACGAGGCCCCGCGGCCGGACGAggaggccggcgccggcgcagccggcgcggcggaggcggcgcccgCGGAAGGGGatgacgccggcggcgacggcatcgAGGTCTGTTGCTTCGACAACCGCGGCGTCGGCCGCAGCTCCGTGCCCCCGAACAAATCCTACTACTC GACGGCGATCATGGCGAAGGACGCCTTGGCCTTGATGGATCATTTGGGGTGGAAGAAAGCACATGTCTTTGGCCACTCTATGG GTGCGATGATTTCTTGCAAGCTAGCAGCGATAGCGCCTCACAGGCTGTGTTCACTGGCATTGCTTAATGTTACCGGAGGTGGCTTTCAGTGTTTCCCAAAG GTAGATGGGCAGATGCTATCTCTTGCATTCCGTTTCTTAAGGGCGAAAACTCCAGAGGAAAGAGCGCTTGTAGACTTGGAAACCCATTATACGAAG GAATACCTTGAGGATACTGTCGGGTCATGCACTAGGAGAATGATCCTTTATCAA GAATATGTGAAGGGTATATCTTCAACAGGAATGCAATCTAATTGTGGTTTTGAAGGGCAAGTTAATGCATGCTGGACTCACAAAATGACTACAAAAGAATTAGATACAATACGTTCTGCCGGTTTTCTAATTTCAGTTATTCATGGAAG GTATGATATAATTGCACAATTATGTCATGCAAAACGTCTAGCAGAAAGGCTTCTTCCTGCTGCTAGAATGGTAGAACTTCATGGTGCACATCTAGTGAGCCACGAAAGACCAGATGAG GTGAACAATGCACTTATGGATCTAATAAAGGCTACCAAATCTGCGATGAAACCTGAAGAGTGGTCGGCCCAGCCTGAGAATGTATCAG AAACCGGGGCACTTATATCCGGGAGACCCATTACCGTCACGATGCGAACAGATGAAG GGGTGATAGTCATGGGGTTTGAGCACATGAGGAACATTGTAAAGGTAATGAAGCCAGTAAGGGTGGCAGCAATTGAGTCATAA
- the LOC112883810 gene encoding uncharacterized protein LOC112883810 codes for MGMMDKLKIFVVKEPVVAASCLIAGFGLFLPAVVRPILDSWETAEKVPPPPLNEVVAGVTGKKK; via the exons ATGGGCATGATGGACAAGCTCAAGATCTTCGTGGTGAAGGAGCCCGTCGTCGCCGCGTCTTGCCTCATCGCCGGATTCG GTCTCTTTCTTCCAGCAGTTGTTCGGCCAATCTTGGATTCATGGGAGACTGCGGAAAAAGTTCCTCCACCTCCTCTAAATGAA GTGGTTGCAGGTGTCACCGGCAAGAAAAAGTAG